Genomic window (Drosophila sulfurigaster albostrigata strain 15112-1811.04 chromosome 2R, ASM2355843v2, whole genome shotgun sequence):
GCTCCAGCATTTTAATCGACTTGTCGTACATCTAAAAGTTGAATATGAATACTTGAATCTCATTTATATTGATTACTTTACTCACTTGCTGTTTGTCGCCTTTGGACAATTGTTGACGATAATTTTGCAGTTCAGTCTCCAAGTTCTTGATAGTGCGCTGTGAGCATTCATTGATCTGGTTGAGGCAATGTCGATCCTTTTTGAGTGCATCTATTTGTGCCTTGGCCTGGACCAGCGCATCGTTGGATAAacggagctgctgctgcagctcttCCATGTCCGAGGCGTAAGGCATTCTGGTGTATTTGCCCAGTTGAGTGCTCAGATTGCGATTCTCATCCAGTATGGAAGAGATATGTGCTCGAAGACCACTTTGCTCCTCGCGAAAGTTCCTCAAATCTTCGTTGGTTTGTCGCACAAGTCGCTCCACACACTCGGCCACCTGCTCGGCACAACTgcagtaaaataatataattatttatacagCCGAGAATGGTTGAGATACGGTACGCACTTGGAGAACACATAATTATCAGCCTCCTGTGTCATAATTGTAATACGAGTTAATCACACTCAATTTTCGAAAATGTTATATAGCATATTATTGAATTggtttgtatatatttgtttttttatactGTCTGCTGTCAGTCTTCTTTTTGACAGCTCAGTACACACAACAATTAAAGCCGGGTGTGTTGTGACACCATGTTGTCCTGGTTGTCCTGGCAACGTGTTCCTTTGTGGTCAGGTGTttgctattattttattcCGCTTGCAGTTGTCCATTTGTGATGCCGCTGTTCAACAAGAAATTCGAATCGAAACCGATTCCAGCGCGTGTAAATCGCTGTAATATTGGTTTTCCGGTTGTTAGCGAAGATATTGATGATTTCCGCAAGATATCCCTTAATCTGGGCAATAAAAAACTGCGTTTCGCCGATGGCATTTGGATGCATTCGGTGCGCAAAGGCGACGTCGATGATATGCTGCGtttgaataaaaaagtttCGGGCATTAGAGGAGGAGAATAACATGTGTAATCTTAAGATTGAGGTGATGCTGGATTTGCTGGCCGAACATGCCACAGAACTGAATGAACTGAAGCCGAAGGAGAAGTGTAAGTAGCACTtagtaatatattaaaataacaaaactaaaagttgtttactttttgcaGAATTcgcaaagaaaacaagaaaattcgaataaataaaatctatgTATCATATGCCAAGTTTTATTGGGATTATTGTGGGgcattcttttattttatcgcCACAATATGTGTAGATATAAAGCACCCTAATCAGTTTATATTGCTGTTTGGAAGTTATCAAGTGGCAAAGAGCTCTAAACAACAGTGCAACTACCTTGGCTGGCCATCGACGGATCGGTTTGGCTTTGTTGACTAGCCCATTGGGAATTAATTTGGATTTGTTCGCTTCGCGTTGTGCGTTGGAATGAATGTGAGATGGGTGGGGAGGGAGGTGGGGAGCGAGTGCCGCTCGTGCTAGCTTTGGTCAAATTGTAAGCATTTGGGTTGTCGCCATTGGCAGCAATCTATAGACGCCATcaacacaacgacaacgacagcgacacaCTATGAGCTCTGCCGCTGTTCTGGCTCCCtgctatttattatatgtgAGTGTAGTGCGGGGTTTTTTGTGATAAGCTGCAGTTGCTGGCGATAACACCACTGTGCATAAGGCAgccaaaataaatatcgaGGGTGGCCGCGAACCCGGCACAACCGCATTTAAATAAAGCTACCAAGCTCTcgagttctctctctctcactctcaacTGTGAGAGGGTGAAATATATTTCGGGTCGATCGGAGTCTAATCTTTGACTATGTGTGCGTTGTGTGTACATAGTCGCAGTTGGTTGTTCATATCTGCTGACTATATCGACTACTGTATATTTACGCATTTATATTGATATGCGATAAGCGTAACTGCTTATAAAATACACTTATTTAGTTGTTTCCCAGCCACgaagtggcaacagcaacagccacagccggcacaagcagcagcaacatcgtcAACGACGCCGCCGAGGCACCTCCGAGGGGTAACACTTGTTCGATTCGTGTATTACAGTAGTTTGTTGATAGCCACCCGGCCGAGCGGACGTACAATAAACACGATCGAGCGATctaatacaaaacaaactcgacacacaaaacaatacaatatacaatagagTATTCAATAAAAAGGGACCTACTTTAATAATAGCAacagctaaaaataataataacaaaaagaaaaaaaagaattgaatttgcattcGCTATAATTTCATGCTATTCGGATGCGGTTTCGAATgcgcaaacaaataaactgcAACGTTTCAGCCTTATGTGTGGATGTTGGCATTAGGTAACCAAAGTCGTCTATATCAGCACAAAAGTGTCAATCAAAAACAGAAATACTGACCATATCAGCAAAgtgattataaaaaaaaaaacacaaaactaagCAACTGTCGCTCATTGAAGTCCATCGTGTGTCCATTGTGGTGACTGCGCgtaattttcgaaaaataaaaaaaaaatagtaaagaaaaaaagtgttgctcggcataaacaaattgtcaaTCATGCacatagtaaatatatatatgtgtattttgaatgaaatgacGAGCGTCGGCTACCTAATAAATGatagcaaataaatcaattgagTGAATGCCAATCAAATGGGGGCAACATTGATAAATCAAGCCCAAAAATTGATCATGTGGAGAGCAGCTAAATAAACAGACCACAAACCCCCGAcaatctgttgttgttgttgctgttgttgttgctatcaTCGATGATCATTGTATTTTTATGCGAGTTTCGTGCAGCGCAACGTTCCAGATACAACAAGCTCaacacaaaatagaaaaaaaaacttaaacatACACATGTTGAATATCtaaattatcaaaaaatgcaaatgcgaaacagcggcaacgtcaacgacaatggcaacaacgaGACACctaacaaaaacagaaaaaaaaggtgaaaattaattgctaaATGTCAAAATTAGCATCGGGTAATTCGCCTCTTTTATTGCGCATGATATAGTTCTGAAAATATCTGAAAATTTGTGCTCTACGACGACGGAATGTCAGTTAATATTTTCGTGGGTGttgtgtaaaaataaaactcttaATTTCCACAATCTTCAGTCAACCTACgattttttgttcgtttttgaTAAATGGGCATTATCGTATCGATGATTTATTGTTCAGTTTGCTCCATATAAATGGGGTCTCTCTTTgctatttaataataatgaaaagcaaaatgccATAATTTATGTGTGAGCCAAGGATTTATATATACCCAAAGTGCTATTACACCTATGTACATACGTGTATCTGAATACTTGTGTATCTGAAAGtgaacccacacacacagttgtatctaagtgtgtgtgctcttCTATTTGTATGTGGATCACCCAGCTTTAAATGGccaagtaaataaacaaaagaaaattgtacACTCAGCCAGCTAGCCAGGCGGCCCAAACAGCGCCCCAATTAAATGTGTGAAAAATGTGTGCGAAGCGGTGAAAAATGCAATggataaatcaataaataaataacaacctGAGCAACGAACGTCGATCGGCGTCGAGCACTAAAAGTTtgctataaaattaaattcaaatcgaTCATTTCGTGAATGGGCAAAACGGGGCGATAATtcgaatatatagtatacaatgTTACCCACTATAAACTCGGTTCTATTCTGAATTCCACATTCTCTCTATCATAATGAATTTTACGTATTGTATTTAGCTGCCAATTTCTGAAATTTAATGCGAAagtgaaattcatttttatttgcagaaTTTAGCTAATTGAAAAACTATATTTCAAGAATTGAAATGAGCGTGGAAAATGTGCAcaaactattaaataaataattgataacAATCACTCGCAATCATCATGAagcagctgtggcagccactTTTAGTGACCATCTGGTTGCTGTTAATTGGCATTTTGAAACCAACAGAAGCATTTGCTCATTTTATTGACACCACAGGTGAgtgaaatttcaaaacaaaaacaattaacttAAATTCCCACACTTtgccaagtttttttttcacttgGAAATACGAAACTTAAAGTATAgtaaaaaaatcaatcaatgcgATGTTTCCTAGTTTatctatttgttgtttttctctttttttttggcaacgcAATTTGATAAGATATTTCACCTTACTTTCGTtgaatgtttttgatttttgaaatattgttttcattgattgcaatttgaatAGAGAACACGGAGCTGATACAACAACGTGCCGGCTTCGATGTCAAGCTGCAGTGCAACCTCACGGGTTTGGTGGATGAGCGCAAGCTGGCCGAGATCAAGATACAATGGTTCTTCAAGGTGggaattcaattcatttctaactagttttcttaatttttgaaagtaatttatatactttttctCCAACAGCAATGCAGTGATAACAATTGCTATCAGCTGGAATCTGCTGATGATTGGACAGCTCTGCCTTGTGAGTCGAGTCTTTGTCGCTCCGAGCTTTGGCTACGCAATGTAACTGAGCGTTACTCGGGTCTCTACAAGTGCAGCATTAATCCACATGTCTTGGATGCCACTCAAGCGGTGGATGTGCAACTTGTACGCACCTATCAGCTGGATGTGAAAAGTAAGTGATTCCTTTAACATATGTTCTGAATATCGGTGATATATTGTAGATACAATATTGTAGATGTCGGTGATATATtgtagatatatgtatatattttattagatAAGAGATTATTCCGCAATTTATGACGTCAAGAATATAACTTGCTTCTTAAAGTAATCGTTTAAAATTCTAACAAATTCcttataaactttaaatttaactcCAAGTTCGGgttaatgaaaatgtaaattaagagcaataaaattaggcatcataaattaaagtgctcatttaaattgaaaaaaggcATAACAAGTGTACAACATTTTGCATACTCGATATTAACTTGTTCTAATTgccttaaaaatgttattaaataaatcaagaatcagttgaaagcaattaaatcaaacaTGCTTTTTGTGAGAATATAAATTTTGGTTTGACAGACTTCTgcttaattgtaaatattaggAATAGTAATGAACTATCTTAGACAAtgatatattcatatttgcaatttattttttaagtcattttaaagtttttattctttaaatttgtcCAAAAAAGTTTACCCAGGTTTCTGCGAATGAAGTATGCTAGACAACAATATAtctttatttgcaatttacgTTTTAAATCGTTTTTAAAACCCTTACctaaaaaaagtgaaaatcgATCTTTAGAGTGTGTAagataattatacaatttgaatactttttaaaCTATAGTCCACAACTCCtattattagatttttaaagAATACCAATCGATTCATAAGCTAAATAAAACTCATCTAAAATTTTGTGCTCCTTTCAGACAGTTCCTTGGCTGCACCAGAATTCCTGGACGCCTATCCCA
Coding sequences:
- the LOC133838195 gene encoding LOW QUALITY PROTEIN: protein chibby homolog 1 (The sequence of the model RefSeq protein was modified relative to this genomic sequence to represent the inferred CDS: deleted 1 base in 1 codon) produces the protein MPLFNKKFESKPIPARVNRCNIGFPVVSEDIDDFRKISLNLGNKKLRFADGIWMHSVRKGDVDDMLRLNKKFRALEEENNMCNLKIEVMLDLLAEHATELNELKPKEK